The region TCGGGATCGAGGCGGTGAATCTGATAGACGTCGAGGTAATCGGTCTGCAGCCTGCGCAGCGAGTTCTCGACCGCGGTCATGATCCAGCGGCGAGAGGTGCCGCGCTGGTTGGGATCATCGCCGAGGGGGCGGCCGAACTTGGTCGCGAGCACGACACGGTCGCGTCGACCCTTGAGCGCCTTGCCCACGACTATTTCGGAATCGCCGTAGACATCCGCGGTGTCGACGAGATTGATTCCCGCGGCGAGCGCCTTGTGAATGATGCGGATGGATTCGTCGTGGTCGGGGTTGCCGATCTTGGGCACCCCGAACATCATCGCGCCGAGGGCGTATGGGCTGACCTTGATACCGGTTCGGCCGAGCGGACGGTAATGCATGACCTATCTCCTTGGGCGCATGGCGATCATGGGGCCAACCGGTAGTCTGGAATATCCGGAACAGGCTTCCACAAAAATACGGAACGTCATTCCGGAACGCAACCGGTGGCGGAAGACGGGAGGCGACTCGCATGGGTGAGCGCCGCAAGCGTGTTGACGCTCAGCGCAACATCGGCGCACTGCTCGAGGCGGCCAAGGAGGTATTCGCCCAGTCGGGAGTGGATGCCCCGGTCAAAGAGATCCTCGACGCGGCCGGTGTCGGGGCGGGGACGTTGTATCGGCACTTCCCGCAGCGCTCCGATCTGATCGCCGCCGTGCTGGCGCACGAGATCGACGAGTGTGCCGACGCCGGCCCGGTGCTGAGCGCAGCGCACGAGCCAGCCAAGGCGCTATCTCTCTGGCTGCAGCGCTTCACCGAGTTCGTCGCGACGAAACGCGGGCTCGCCAGTGCGCTGCACTCCGGCGATCCGGCGTTCGCCGCGCTGCCCGGGTACTTCCTTCAGCGTC is a window of Mycobacterium sp. 3519A DNA encoding:
- a CDS encoding TetR/AcrR family transcriptional regulator, which codes for MGERRKRVDAQRNIGALLEAAKEVFAQSGVDAPVKEILDAAGVGAGTLYRHFPQRSDLIAAVLAHEIDECADAGPVLSAAHEPAKALSLWLQRFTEFVATKRGLASALHSGDPAFAALPGYFLQRLEPVVEQLITAAVGTGAIRGNVAARDLLYAVALLCQPVPGEGVAYNQRMVEIFIDGLRDPSAG